The following nucleotide sequence is from Syntrophorhabdaceae bacterium.
TTCTCCGCAACATATTCGGCGCCAACCCGTAGGAACCGGATAATTGTACCCCCGCAATGCGAACACTCTTCCTCATAGGAGAAACTTTTGCCACAAAGCGAACAGGTTAGCCGCCCAGCTTCTTTTTCATAGCCGAGAACGCCCTGGCAATCGGGGCACAATAATGGTTTCTTGCAGTCGTGGCACATAAGAGAGGACCCGTAATCCTTCCTCGGTGTGAACACGGCGATCCTCTGATTCTCGATGAGCCCCGCTTTAATGACAGGCACGAGCTCCTCGAGGAACGCGGCAGATGATGTGAGGCCGGCAACGGTAATCTTTTCCTGACTCCCTGGATCGAGGAGCCACTTGTTTTTTACCATCTGGAAACCATTATATTCGGCATAACGATACGTGTCCAACGAGGGTGAGGCGCTCCCCACGATCACGGGAATCCGGCCAAGAGCGGCCCGTTTCAGGGCGAGGGTCCCTGCATTGAATTTAAACCCCTGCTCGTTTCTATATTCATCCTCTTCCTCTCTTTCGATAATGACAAGCGATTGCCCGCGCATGGGTAGAAAGACGCAACTCTTATTGCCGAGCACAACACGCCCGCCTTGCGTCCTGGCCCGATGAAAGGTCTCCATTCTCGATCTGGCTGTTGTCCCCGAACCGTACCAGAGCACCCTATCGCCGAATCGTTCAGTAAGTGCCCTTTTGAAATAAGTCCCCGCCGCATAGTGATCGGGTAAGAGCATGAGGACATTGGATTGATTGTCTATTGCCGAAGAAATGGACTCCAGGTAATGGTTGAGGCGGCTTCGGACGTCACCGATAAACAGTCTGTTTTGTTGGGTATGGTCATCTGTACTTGTCCCACTTACGGGCAAAAAAGATTCTCCGGTAAAAACGTCATGCAAGCTGATCGAACCCCTCTGTCTTAACCGAAACAGCGCCTCCCGGCCGCAGAGTTTCACGGCCTTCGTGAGAGTCAAGCCGTTCAAGTGAAGGGTTTCATGATCATGTGCGCGAAGCATGACATGCGGTTCAACATTCAACGTCGGGGGCAGGGCGTACTTAAGAACGAGACCGATGGGGGTTACGTAGTAGCGAGATGACCAGTTGCAAAGCGCGGCCAGTGTCTCGTCTACAAGCGGAAAAAAATCGATGATTTCGAGGATTTCCTTGAGCCCGGGGTCATCCCCCTGGCCGACCGTGATCACGACCCCGGTGTGAATCCTGTTGTGGAAAGGCACCTTGAGGCGCATAAATGGCTCTACAAACGGTTTCCATCTGTCAGGCACCGTGTAAGAGAACGTCTTGGCGGCAGGGATCGGAAGCGCTACATCTACAATCATGAAGAAAGAAGATAATCTTTGTAGTCGAGGTTCTTAAGCGATCTTACGCTCGTCAAAGGTTCTTTGAGGATCCGGCTGCCGATTTCTCGAAACGATTCGGGCGCATCGGTAACGTAGTATTCACACCCCCCTCTGCCTTTGCCGTTGAGCATCTTTTTGGTTTCCAGGATGCTCTTCACTTCCTTTGCCGTTTCTCTACCTGCGTTTACCATGGACACTTGAGGTCCCATGACCTTCTTTATGACTTTTTCCAGGATCGGGTAGTGGGTACAACCCATGACAAGGGTGTCGATATGTGATCGCCTCAAATCCCTCAAATACTTTTCGGCCACGAGGTAGGCCACCTCATCGTTTTCCATGCCCTCTTCGGCGATGGGCACGAAAAGCGGGCATGCCTTTGATAATACCCGGATACGAGGATCGATTTTCTGAATGGATCTGACGTAGGCGCCGCTCTTGATAGTCGCCTTCGTGCCGATAACACCCACTCTTTTGTTACGCGTCGACTGTACGACCTCCCGTGCGCAGGGATCGATGACACCAATGACCGGGATGGG
It contains:
- the murI gene encoding glutamate racemase, whose protein sequence is MQKLSIGMFDSGVGGLTVLREVKRLLPSERIIYFGDTARVPYGNRSAQAVTKYALECALFLLTKGIKLLVIACNTSSALSLRILQKRFPIPVIGVIDPCAREVVQSTRNKRVGVIGTKATIKSGAYVRSIQKIDPRIRVLSKACPLFVPIAEEGMENDEVAYLVAEKYLRDLRRSHIDTLVMGCTHYPILEKVIKKVMGPQVSMVNAGRETAKEVKSILETKKMLNGKGRGGCEYYVTDAPESFREIGSRILKEPLTSVRSLKNLDYKDYLLSS